One genomic segment of Aquipluma nitroreducens includes these proteins:
- a CDS encoding FKBP-type peptidyl-prolyl cis-trans isomerase, whose amino-acid sequence MRQYLYILGLMVMLSGIYTSCKTNTLDALHEDEVTARDKYVKDKNLADFKDVSGIYFKDSIKGTGDSIKSGYIVKLYFKITLLDGTVVFTTEDKYGHNYEEYTFYIDATSTTINQAYVQQIAGLHSGLKKMLVGGTAFMVIPSELAFKAVENSATIGVPRFSTLLATVYVKKAISPEEQAAQ is encoded by the coding sequence ATGAGACAATATCTGTACATTCTCGGTTTGATGGTTATGCTATCCGGAATTTATACTTCGTGTAAAACAAATACTCTGGATGCATTGCATGAAGACGAGGTTACTGCACGCGACAAGTATGTTAAGGATAAGAACCTTGCAGATTTTAAAGACGTTTCTGGAATCTATTTTAAGGATAGCATAAAAGGAACAGGCGATTCTATAAAATCAGGTTATATCGTAAAGTTGTATTTTAAAATCACATTGCTCGACGGAACAGTTGTTTTTACAACCGAGGATAAATATGGTCATAATTACGAAGAGTATACTTTTTATATTGACGCAACGAGTACAACCATTAATCAGGCGTATGTACAGCAAATCGCCGGATTACATTCGGGCCTGAAAAAAATGTTGGTTGGAGGAACAGCATTTATGGTCATTCCTTCGGAACTTGCATTTAAAGCTGTTGAAAACTCAGCTACAATTGGAGTCCCGCGCTTTTCAACCTTGTTGGCAACTGTTTATGTCAAGAAGGCGATTTCGCCCGAAGAGCAAGCCGCACAATAA
- the rfaD gene encoding ADP-glyceromanno-heptose 6-epimerase, translating into MIVVTGAAGFIGSYIVGKLNREGFKDIVLVDKYDDPLKFQNYQNKAYAEMVDRDNFFDWLSVNEKFVQIIIHMGARTDTVGQEPEIYQKLNLDYSQKIWNACIQYGLPLIYASSASTYGDGHLGFDDDESLISKLQPLNLYAQSKHDFDRWALEQKEQPYFWTGLKFFNVFGPNEYHKERMASVIFQAFNTISETGHMGLFRSHHPDIRDGEQARDFIYVEDIAKVILFFMNNRKNSGIYNVGTGEARTYLSLTKAVFKSMKLNESIGFIDTPEDLRGKYQYYTCANIQKLRKIGYSEPFYSLEDGVDDYIANYLTPGVRY; encoded by the coding sequence ATGATTGTAGTTACCGGAGCAGCTGGTTTTATTGGAAGTTATATTGTCGGGAAACTCAACAGAGAAGGATTTAAAGACATTGTTTTAGTTGATAAGTACGACGATCCTTTGAAGTTTCAAAATTACCAGAATAAGGCTTATGCTGAAATGGTTGATCGCGATAATTTCTTTGATTGGTTGTCGGTCAATGAAAAATTTGTACAGATCATTATTCATATGGGGGCTCGCACCGATACTGTTGGTCAGGAGCCTGAAATCTACCAAAAACTTAATCTCGATTATTCGCAAAAAATATGGAATGCCTGCATTCAATATGGTTTGCCATTGATTTATGCTTCGTCGGCTTCGACCTACGGAGATGGTCATTTGGGTTTCGACGATGACGAATCACTTATTTCGAAATTACAACCCTTAAATTTATATGCTCAGTCGAAACATGATTTTGATCGGTGGGCGCTTGAGCAAAAAGAACAGCCTTATTTTTGGACCGGATTGAAGTTCTTTAACGTATTCGGGCCTAATGAATATCATAAAGAACGAATGGCTTCCGTTATTTTTCAGGCATTTAATACCATTTCAGAAACAGGTCACATGGGACTTTTTAGGTCTCATCATCCGGATATTCGTGATGGAGAACAAGCCCGTGATTTTATTTATGTTGAAGATATTGCCAAAGTGATTTTGTTCTTCATGAATAATCGCAAAAATTCAGGAATTTACAATGTGGGAACGGGTGAGGCGAGGACTTACCTGAGTTTGACCAAGGCCGTTTTTAAGTCGATGAAATTGAATGAAAGTATTGGTTTTATTGACACTCCTGAAGATTTGCGCGGTAAATATCAATATTACACTTGTGCTAATATTCAGAAGTTACGAAAAATAGGTTACTCAGAACCGTTTTACTCGTTGGAAGACGGAGTTGATGATTATATCGCCAATTATCTGACTCCAGGAGTTCGCTATTGA
- a CDS encoding CDGSH iron-sulfur domain-containing protein, which yields MDKPLIAAKMPAQVNLEPGQYFWCACGKSSNQPFCNGSHRGGEFTPVIFRIDQKQEAWLCQCKQTKNPPYCDGTHKTL from the coding sequence ATGGATAAACCATTAATTGCTGCAAAAATGCCCGCTCAGGTCAATCTTGAACCGGGACAATATTTCTGGTGCGCGTGTGGGAAAAGTTCCAACCAGCCGTTCTGCAACGGATCGCACCGTGGGGGTGAATTTACCCCGGTGATCTTTAGAATTGATCAAAAACAGGAAGCATGGCTTTGTCAATGCAAGCAAACCAAAAATCCACCATACTGCGACGGAACTCATAAAACACTTTAG
- the ndk gene encoding nucleoside-diphosphate kinase → MSGNQTFTIIKPVAVQKNYIGPILHMITEAGFRIKAMKFTYLTKIQAMEFYSVHAGKYFFEDLTSFMSSGPIVAAILEKENAVEDYRHLIGATDPSKAEEGTIRKLYAESMSHNAVHGSDSDENAIVESDFFFSKTERY, encoded by the coding sequence ATGTCAGGAAATCAAACATTTACGATAATTAAACCAGTCGCAGTCCAGAAGAACTACATTGGACCAATACTGCACATGATCACAGAGGCTGGATTCAGGATAAAAGCAATGAAATTCACATACTTAACCAAGATTCAGGCCATGGAATTCTACAGCGTTCATGCCGGAAAATACTTTTTTGAAGATTTAACATCTTTTATGAGTTCAGGACCAATAGTTGCAGCTATACTTGAAAAAGAAAATGCGGTGGAAGATTACAGACATCTGATTGGTGCAACCGATCCCTCAAAAGCGGAAGAAGGAACAATCCGAAAATTGTATGCCGAATCCATGTCGCATAATGCAGTCCACGGATCGGATAGCGATGAGAATGCCATTGTTGAAAGTGATTTCTTTTTCTCAAAAACAGAAAGATACTAA
- a CDS encoding glycoside hydrolase family 30 protein, with amino-acid sequence MNLLFTLLILFLGCSESSKNDNYPEKPNPTGNPVKTEVEAWVTSPLTNVLFERQNTSLNFSTAVNQYPIIAIDTTTTFQTIDGFGNCLTGGSATLLNRMDNTSRNKILKELFATDANNIGISYLRISIGASDLSDHLFTYDDLPAGQTDVNMDKFSLETEKADLIPVLKEILAINPNIKIMGSPWTAPIWMKTNNSFKGGSLKSEYFDAYAKYFVKYVQKMKDEGINIDAITIQNEPLHPGNNPSMYMTAADQTDFIKKSLGPAFANAGIKSKIIIYDHNADRIDYPLQILNDPEAAKYVDGSAFHLYGGTIEELSKVHNAFPAKNLYFTEQWVGAPGNLAGDLSWHTRTLVIGGTRNWCRNVLEWNLAADPSNDPHTNEGGCDQCLGTITINGNAVTRNPAYYILAHASKFVRPGSVRIDTNLPANLPNVAFKTPEGKKVLIVLNDAGSLQNFSISFKGKSVTTSLAQGAVGTFVW; translated from the coding sequence ATGAATTTACTTTTCACTTTACTGATATTGTTTTTGGGTTGTTCCGAGAGTTCTAAAAACGACAATTATCCCGAAAAGCCAAATCCGACCGGAAATCCCGTAAAAACTGAGGTCGAAGCATGGGTGACCAGCCCGTTGACGAATGTGCTTTTCGAGCGACAAAACACAAGCCTGAATTTCAGTACTGCCGTAAACCAATATCCAATCATTGCTATTGACACAACAACAACTTTCCAGACGATTGATGGCTTTGGAAATTGCCTCACTGGCGGAAGCGCCACATTGCTCAACCGGATGGATAATACAAGCCGGAATAAAATCTTAAAAGAGCTCTTCGCTACTGATGCAAATAATATTGGAATTAGCTACCTGCGAATCAGCATTGGAGCTTCTGACCTAAGCGACCATTTATTCACTTATGACGATTTGCCAGCTGGACAAACCGATGTAAACATGGACAAATTCAGCCTTGAAACTGAAAAAGCTGATTTGATTCCGGTTTTGAAAGAAATTTTGGCGATCAATCCGAACATCAAAATTATGGGATCGCCATGGACTGCTCCTATCTGGATGAAAACCAACAATTCGTTTAAAGGTGGTAGCCTGAAATCGGAATATTTTGACGCCTATGCCAAATATTTTGTGAAGTATGTTCAGAAAATGAAGGATGAAGGAATCAACATCGATGCCATCACCATTCAAAACGAGCCCTTGCATCCGGGAAATAATCCAAGCATGTATATGACTGCTGCCGATCAGACCGATTTTATCAAGAAAAGCCTTGGGCCAGCTTTCGCTAACGCCGGAATAAAATCAAAGATTATTATTTACGACCATAATGCCGACCGCATTGATTATCCGCTTCAAATTTTAAACGATCCGGAAGCTGCCAAATATGTTGACGGATCAGCTTTTCACCTGTATGGCGGAACAATTGAAGAATTGAGCAAGGTTCACAATGCCTTCCCTGCCAAAAACTTATATTTTACAGAGCAGTGGGTGGGCGCTCCCGGCAATCTGGCCGGCGATCTCTCGTGGCATACGCGTACCCTCGTTATTGGCGGAACCCGCAACTGGTGCCGCAATGTACTGGAATGGAACCTGGCCGCCGACCCATCGAACGATCCGCATACCAATGAAGGTGGCTGCGATCAGTGCCTAGGCACCATTACAATTAACGGTAATGCAGTAACACGCAATCCGGCTTATTATATTCTGGCTCATGCATCCAAATTTGTTCGTCCGGGTTCTGTTCGAATCGACACTAATTTGCCAGCTAATTTGCCCAATGTTGCATTTAAAACTCCGGAAGGCAAAAAGGTATTGATTGTGCTGAATGACGCCGGATCGCTCCAGAATTTCAGTATCAGCTTTAAAGGCAAATCAGTCACCACATCGCTGGCGCAAGGCGCTGTAGGCACTTTTGTGTGGTAG
- a CDS encoding glycoside hydrolase family 16 protein codes for MKRLFFFTILICSTSLWGCAKDNKSEPTGVKPGTGTPTGNYELVWSDEFDYNGLPDSKKWSYDTEGNANGWGNNEAQFYTSGQLKNSEVKDGYLYINAIKEDVEGKKYTSARLITKSKGDWLYGKAEVRAKLPEGRGMWPAIWMLSTDWTYGGWPASGEIDIMENVGYDPYVIVASAHTQSYNHVQGTQKNATTTVSDCYTQFHNYILEWESSEYRVYVDDKLYFTFKNEGKGFPVWPFDKRFHLLLNVAVGGNWGGQKGIDDTIFPRSMVVDYVRVYQKK; via the coding sequence ATGAAACGATTGTTCTTCTTTACAATTCTCATTTGTTCAACTTCCCTGTGGGGTTGTGCCAAAGACAACAAATCGGAACCTACGGGTGTAAAACCAGGTACCGGCACCCCAACTGGCAACTACGAGTTGGTTTGGAGCGATGAATTTGATTATAACGGCTTGCCCGACAGCAAAAAATGGAGTTACGACACCGAAGGGAACGCCAACGGATGGGGAAATAACGAAGCTCAATTCTACACCAGTGGTCAACTGAAAAACTCGGAAGTAAAAGACGGATACCTCTACATCAACGCGATCAAAGAAGATGTGGAAGGTAAAAAATATACATCTGCCCGACTGATTACCAAATCGAAAGGTGATTGGCTGTACGGGAAGGCTGAAGTTCGGGCAAAACTTCCGGAAGGAAGAGGAATGTGGCCAGCCATCTGGATGTTATCAACCGACTGGACTTATGGAGGTTGGCCTGCCAGCGGCGAAATCGACATCATGGAAAATGTAGGATACGATCCGTACGTCATTGTTGCATCGGCCCACACCCAATCGTACAACCACGTGCAAGGCACACAGAAAAATGCAACGACCACCGTTTCCGACTGCTATACTCAATTTCACAACTATATCCTGGAATGGGAATCATCCGAATACAGAGTTTACGTTGATGACAAACTATATTTTACTTTCAAGAACGAAGGAAAAGGCTTTCCGGTTTGGCCATTCGATAAGAGATTCCACTTATTACTGAACGTGGCTGTTGGTGGTAACTGGGGCGGTCAAAAAGGCATCGACGACACCATCTTCCCTCGTTCGATGGTGGTTGATTATGTCAGGGTTTATCAAAAAAAATAA
- the folE gene encoding GTP cyclohydrolase I FolE, whose product MEFSLNGENGKYRKIEQYDPETTKEISEHYKKIIDLVGEDSSREGLQQTPMRVAKSMQFLLQGYEQDPEEILRSAMFKEDYRQMVIVKDIEIYSMCEHHMLPFIGKAHIGYIPNGYITGLSKIARVVDAYARRLQVQERLTTQIKDCIQQTLNPLGVAVVIEAQHLCMQMRGIQKQSSTTTTSDFTGAFERVATREEFIRLIRG is encoded by the coding sequence ATGGAATTTTCACTGAACGGAGAAAACGGAAAATATAGGAAAATCGAGCAATACGATCCGGAAACAACGAAGGAAATAAGCGAACATTATAAAAAAATAATCGATCTGGTTGGCGAAGACTCCAGTCGCGAAGGATTGCAGCAAACACCCATGCGCGTTGCGAAATCGATGCAATTTCTGCTTCAGGGTTACGAACAAGATCCTGAAGAAATTTTGCGTTCGGCCATGTTTAAGGAAGATTACCGACAAATGGTGATTGTAAAAGACATTGAAATTTACTCGATGTGCGAACACCACATGCTCCCATTTATCGGGAAAGCACACATCGGGTACATTCCGAATGGATACATCACAGGGCTCAGCAAGATTGCCCGTGTAGTTGATGCTTATGCCCGCCGGTTGCAAGTTCAGGAGCGATTAACTACCCAAATAAAAGATTGCATTCAGCAAACACTTAATCCACTTGGTGTGGCTGTTGTTATTGAAGCACAGCATTTGTGCATGCAGATGCGCGGCATTCAAAAACAAAGCTCAACTACAACGACTTCGGACTTTACTGGCGCCTTCGAAAGAGTTGCCACAAGAGAAGAATTTATTCGATTGATTCGGGGATAA
- a CDS encoding NUDIX domain-containing protein, producing MSKSELLKKLLPGFIPLFVFIAIDEIWGTRAGLVAALIIGVAEMIWIWIQEKRFDKFVLFDTGLLVVLGSVSLILDNDIFFKLKPGLVELILCAVLAVSAFSKLNIIGMMTQRYMKDMELNDQQMAQFRKTMQLMFFVFLFHTVLVFYSAFYMSDGAWAFISGGLFYILFAVVFGYEFIKQKLSRKPLLIPEDEEWLPIVDEAGQIIGKAPRSICHRGEKLLHPVVHLHVLNNQKHVYLQKRPLNKLVQPGKWDTAVGGHISAGETLETALKREAWEEIGLHNFAARLVKTYRWDSEIESELVYVFVSHDFKSIHLHSDEVEEGRFWTQKQIDANLGMDIFTPNFEHEYQLLKKEIFSV from the coding sequence ATGAGCAAGTCTGAATTACTTAAGAAACTACTTCCCGGATTCATTCCATTATTTGTATTTATCGCCATCGACGAGATTTGGGGAACACGTGCCGGGTTAGTAGCAGCCCTAATTATTGGTGTTGCCGAAATGATTTGGATATGGATACAGGAAAAGAGATTCGATAAATTTGTTTTGTTTGATACCGGTTTGCTTGTCGTATTAGGTTCTGTTTCATTGATTCTCGATAACGACATCTTTTTTAAGCTGAAGCCCGGATTGGTTGAGTTGATTTTGTGTGCAGTTCTGGCAGTTTCAGCTTTCTCGAAACTAAATATCATCGGAATGATGACCCAGCGGTACATGAAAGACATGGAGCTGAACGACCAGCAAATGGCACAATTCAGGAAGACCATGCAACTCATGTTTTTTGTATTTCTGTTTCACACGGTATTGGTATTTTATTCCGCTTTTTACATGTCCGACGGAGCCTGGGCCTTTATCAGTGGTGGTTTATTCTATATTTTGTTTGCGGTGGTTTTTGGATACGAATTCATAAAGCAAAAACTCAGTCGTAAGCCGCTTTTAATTCCTGAAGATGAAGAATGGCTGCCAATCGTAGACGAAGCGGGCCAGATTATTGGCAAAGCTCCACGCTCGATTTGCCACCGTGGCGAAAAATTGCTGCATCCGGTTGTACATTTACACGTTTTGAATAATCAGAAGCATGTTTATTTACAGAAAAGGCCCTTGAATAAACTGGTTCAGCCTGGGAAATGGGATACCGCTGTTGGTGGGCATATCTCGGCAGGCGAAACACTCGAAACTGCGCTGAAACGCGAAGCCTGGGAAGAAATTGGTCTTCATAATTTCGCCGCACGTCTGGTGAAAACTTACCGGTGGGATAGCGAAATTGAATCGGAGCTGGTTTATGTTTTTGTTAGTCACGATTTTAAATCGATCCATTTGCACTCAGATGAGGTGGAGGAAGGTCGGTTTTGGACACAAAAGCAAATTGATGCCAATCTGGGCATGGATATTTTCACCCCGAATTTTGAACATGAATACCAATTACTGAAGAAGGAAATTTTTTCAGTATAA
- a CDS encoding DHH family phosphoesterase — protein MERVDIELINCFGQLVRNSSKSIVLVPHMNPDGDAMGSVLGLWRVLKNAGFKVKVVSPTKYPEFYHWLDGHDEVIIHSHHPKQSARAIEESDLLICMDFNQLSRLGDMKSLVENYAGKKILVDHHPYPGDFTDLLISDITFSSTAELIFSLLQSTDLAQYIDRNAATSFFTGIMTDTGSFDFNVSNPSTFEAVAQLTRMGIDQLDIHSKVYDNYSPDRMRLMGFCLSNRMIVYPEYNAACMYITLEDQKAFNFKTGDNEGFVNMPLSIKGVVFSVLFTEKEKYVKASFRSKGEFAVNEVSEKYFNGGGHRNAAGGEFYASLAEALDQFEKLLPEFEARIKLSIK, from the coding sequence TTGGAAAGAGTTGATATTGAATTAATTAATTGTTTTGGACAGCTAGTCAGGAATAGTTCCAAATCGATAGTTTTGGTTCCTCATATGAATCCGGATGGCGATGCAATGGGTTCAGTTCTTGGTTTATGGCGGGTTCTGAAAAATGCAGGATTTAAAGTTAAAGTGGTAAGTCCAACAAAATACCCTGAATTTTACCACTGGTTGGATGGGCACGATGAGGTAATCATTCATAGCCATCATCCCAAACAATCAGCAAGAGCCATCGAAGAATCGGATCTGTTAATTTGCATGGATTTTAATCAGCTATCTCGACTTGGAGATATGAAATCACTGGTCGAAAATTATGCCGGGAAAAAGATTTTGGTTGATCATCACCCTTATCCGGGGGATTTTACCGATCTGCTAATTTCTGACATCACCTTTAGTTCTACTGCCGAATTAATATTTTCTTTGCTTCAATCTACTGACTTAGCTCAATATATTGACAGGAATGCAGCTACCTCATTTTTCACAGGTATCATGACTGATACTGGGTCTTTCGATTTTAATGTATCAAACCCCAGTACGTTTGAAGCAGTGGCTCAGCTTACCCGCATGGGTATCGACCAACTTGACATTCATTCTAAAGTGTACGATAACTATTCCCCAGATCGGATGCGCCTGATGGGCTTTTGCCTGAGTAACCGAATGATTGTTTATCCGGAATATAACGCAGCCTGCATGTACATTACGTTAGAAGATCAGAAAGCTTTTAATTTTAAAACAGGCGACAACGAAGGGTTTGTCAATATGCCACTTTCAATAAAAGGAGTTGTATTTAGTGTACTTTTCACTGAGAAAGAAAAATACGTTAAAGCATCATTCCGATCAAAAGGCGAATTTGCTGTAAATGAAGTGTCTGAAAAATATTTTAACGGAGGAGGGCATCGCAACGCAGCCGGAGGAGAGTTTTATGCATCTTTAGCAGAAGCTTTGGATCAATTCGAGAAATTGCTCCCTGAATTTGAAGCTCGAATTAAACTATCAATAAAATAA
- a CDS encoding lactonase family protein — protein sequence MKVFIISLLCLFFLGQQVEAKKHLLYVGTYTKGMTNGIFVYSFNDRSGRLVDLKEPAISNNPSFLAIAPNKKFLYAVGELDNLDSISQSGGLSSFKIEPDGKLTLINHVLTHGANPCHVSLSPDGKKLVASNYTGGNLSFFNILPDGSLSEMVQRIQHEGSGPFPGRQTEPHAHSARFNATGKLLFAADLGIDELKIYDVTSGEKMVVPSAQPFVKLEPGSGPRHMDFSADGRFIYVINELSSTIVVLMKYGGEWKQVQTIKTLPKDFKGESWCADIHLSADGRFVYGSNRGHNSIAVFKREPNNGKLEMIETVPVEGNWPRNFIIDPSGKFLLVANQKSNDITVFQIDPLSGKLKYTGFKVSNESPVCLQFLK from the coding sequence ATGAAGGTATTTATAATCAGTTTGTTATGTTTGTTTTTTCTTGGTCAGCAAGTTGAAGCGAAAAAACATCTTTTGTATGTTGGTACTTATACCAAAGGCATGACCAACGGTATTTTTGTTTATTCATTTAATGATCGGAGTGGACGATTGGTTGATTTGAAAGAGCCAGCGATCAGTAATAATCCGTCATTTCTAGCGATTGCTCCAAATAAGAAATTTCTTTATGCAGTGGGTGAACTCGATAATCTGGATTCGATTAGCCAAAGTGGGGGACTGTCTTCTTTCAAAATTGAGCCTGATGGAAAATTGACTTTGATAAACCATGTATTAACACATGGTGCAAACCCCTGCCATGTAAGCCTTTCTCCTGATGGGAAAAAACTGGTGGCCTCGAATTATACGGGTGGAAATTTATCGTTTTTCAATATTTTGCCTGATGGCAGTTTATCTGAAATGGTGCAGCGAATTCAGCACGAGGGTAGTGGCCCGTTCCCCGGAAGGCAAACCGAACCGCATGCCCATTCGGCTCGCTTTAATGCAACCGGAAAGTTATTGTTTGCGGCTGATCTCGGAATTGACGAACTTAAAATTTACGATGTTACTTCCGGAGAAAAGATGGTTGTACCATCAGCACAGCCGTTTGTAAAACTTGAGCCAGGTTCCGGTCCTCGTCATATGGATTTTTCGGCTGATGGCCGTTTTATATATGTCATTAACGAGTTGAGTTCAACAATTGTTGTTTTGATGAAATATGGCGGTGAATGGAAGCAGGTTCAGACGATTAAAACTCTACCCAAAGATTTTAAAGGCGAAAGCTGGTGCGCTGATATTCATTTATCGGCTGACGGACGGTTTGTTTACGGATCGAACCGAGGCCACAACAGCATTGCCGTTTTTAAACGCGAACCCAATAATGGTAAGTTAGAAATGATCGAGACTGTTCCTGTGGAAGGTAATTGGCCTCGTAATTTTATCATCGATCCATCGGGTAAATTCTTATTGGTTGCCAATCAGAAAAGCAACGATATTACTGTATTTCAAATCGATCCACTCTCAGGAAAGTTAAAATATACTGGCTTTAAGGTTTCGAATGAATCTCCGGTTTGTTTGCAGTTTTTGAAATAA
- the yaaA gene encoding peroxide stress protein YaaA, translated as MIIVISPAKSLYDHCPIHIEKYTEMDFLPEAEKIVSVMKKKKPGQLAKLMSISPKLAELNFQRFQAWAPTFTPENSWQSVLMFNGDVYQGLKAETFTESEFEIAQQKLRILSGVYGLLKPLDLIQPYRLEMGTNVSVARKKNLYDFWKAKITAKLNDELSVNNQKILINLASNEYFSAIDTKKLKARIITPSFKENKNGKYQMVSFFAKRARGLMSRFIIQNNISDPEELKAFDWEGYYFNNQLSGENDWVFTR; from the coding sequence ATGATCATCGTTATTTCACCTGCCAAATCGCTCTACGACCATTGCCCAATTCATATTGAGAAGTATACTGAAATGGATTTTTTACCTGAAGCCGAAAAAATTGTTTCCGTAATGAAAAAGAAAAAGCCAGGTCAACTAGCCAAACTAATGAGTATTTCGCCCAAGTTGGCTGAGCTGAACTTCCAGCGATTTCAGGCCTGGGCACCTACTTTTACCCCCGAAAATTCGTGGCAGTCGGTATTGATGTTTAATGGTGATGTGTATCAGGGATTAAAGGCGGAAACGTTTACTGAAAGCGAATTTGAAATTGCCCAGCAAAAACTTCGGATTCTTTCAGGAGTTTACGGATTGCTAAAACCGCTCGATTTGATTCAGCCATACCGTTTAGAAATGGGAACCAATGTATCGGTTGCCCGAAAGAAAAATTTATACGATTTCTGGAAGGCAAAAATTACAGCAAAACTTAATGACGAACTTTCAGTAAATAACCAGAAAATCTTAATCAATCTGGCGTCCAACGAGTATTTCAGCGCCATCGATACGAAAAAATTAAAAGCCCGGATAATTACACCATCATTCAAAGAAAATAAAAACGGCAAATATCAAATGGTGTCGTTCTTTGCGAAACGCGCCCGCGGATTAATGAGCCGGTTTATCATTCAAAACAACATTTCCGATCCGGAAGAACTGAAAGCATTTGACTGGGAAGGGTATTATTTCAACAACCAACTTTCAGGAGAAAACGATTGGGTATTTACACGATAG
- a CDS encoding FKBP-type peptidyl-prolyl cis-trans isomerase — protein MKNLNFVFKYFVLLLFLAAFVSSCMKSSDPSSGNTAETEAAQIKSWKAKMKSENIAYDSTATKIFYVIDKTKVGTGPNVTTGNTVTVKYTGTYMDGTIFDSSDNFTYVQKSSSSRMIAGWEEGIELLNKGAKGTFLFPSSLAYGPYGYYSIPGYTPLFFVIEVVDIK, from the coding sequence ATGAAAAATTTGAATTTTGTTTTTAAATATTTTGTACTGCTTTTGTTTTTAGCGGCATTTGTTTCATCGTGTATGAAATCCAGCGATCCAAGTTCAGGCAATACTGCTGAAACCGAAGCGGCTCAAATCAAATCGTGGAAGGCAAAGATGAAAAGCGAGAATATTGCCTACGATTCAACTGCGACCAAGATATTTTACGTTATAGATAAGACTAAAGTAGGCACTGGTCCAAATGTGACAACAGGGAACACAGTGACAGTTAAATATACTGGTACTTATATGGATGGAACTATTTTCGATTCTTCAGATAACTTTACTTATGTGCAAAAATCCTCCAGCTCGCGTATGATCGCAGGTTGGGAAGAAGGTATTGAATTGCTAAATAAGGGAGCAAAAGGCACTTTCCTTTTTCCATCGTCTCTGGCATACGGACCATATGGTTATTATTCAATTCCCGGGTACACTCCGTTATTTTTTGTTATCGAAGTGGTTGATATTAAATAG